In Brassica rapa cultivar Chiifu-401-42 chromosome A06, CAAS_Brap_v3.01, whole genome shotgun sequence, a single window of DNA contains:
- the LOC103872594 gene encoding nudix hydrolase 4 — protein sequence MTGFSVSLIVSNLSNVASYLSPIFETIPSKVVPAQIEKVVSLVSRTGRDLQRYDNEGYRQVVGCVPYRYKKRQGNGTETKEIELLLISAQKGKGMLFPKGGWEIDESMEEAALRETIEEAGVTGELEEKLGKWQYKSKRQSVIHEGYMFALLVDQEYERWPEAETRQRRWVGLDEAREVCQNWWMREALEVFVNLKCKAEEVEIEANDV from the exons ATGACAGGCTTCTCTGTGTCTCTTATCGTGTCAAACTTATCAAACGTCGCCTCGTACCTATCTCCCATCTTCGAGACCATCCCGTCTAAGGTTGTTCCAGCGCAGATCGAGAAGGTTGTCTCTCTCGTCTCTCGCACCGGGAGAGATTTGCAGCGTTACGATAACGAAGGCTATCGTCAAGTCGTCGG ATGCGTTCCGTACAGATACAAGAAACGACAAGGCAATGGAACCGAGACAAAAGAGATCGAACTTCTCCTTATCAGTGCTCAAAAGGGCAAAGGAATGTTATTCCCAAAAGGAGGTTGGGAGATTGATGAGTCTATGGAGGAAGCAGCTTTGAGAGAGACGATAGAGGAAGCTGGTGTAACGGGAGAGCTCGAGGAAAAGCTTGGGAAATGGCAATACAAGAGTAAAAGACAGAGCGTGATTCACGAAGGTTACATGTTTGCGTTGCTTGTTGACCAAGAGTATGAGCGGTGGCCTGAGGCGGAGACTAGACAACGGAGATGGGTTGGTTTGGATGAAGCGAGAGAGGTGTGTCAGAACTGGTGGATGAGAGAAGCTCTTGAAGTATTTGTTAACCTGAAGTGTAAGGCCGAGGAGGTTGAGATTGAAGCTAATGATGTTTAG